AAACCTCAACTTGCGAAATCATTCTTGGCTTTGTGTGACAAGCACACCTTTTATCAGAGCACATTTCGTTCAGCGATAAACATAAACCAGGAAGTCAATTTACCTCTTTTTAGTTGTGTCTGGTTATTGGCTTCCTCAAATTCATGTTGTACACTGAATATGGTTTGTTCCATACGTCGCTATTATAGGAAATATACGACAGTACGTGTTAATGAAACGAGTAATGTCCTCTAAAAATGTCTGTTAATCTACAGGAAGTAACAGACGATAAAATAAACCAGGACATACATCTATGTGTCATCATTGTTTAAACAAAGAAGATATAATACAGGAggtagtttgtttaaaaaagggtGGATTTTGTTACTTCGGACTGAAACAGGGTAGCTGTTTCCCCGTACTTCCATCTGTTtgaatgctaagctaagctaacgagCTGCTAGCCATACATTTACGGGCCAGAACATGAGAGGGGTACTGATCTTTTCTCTCTAAGAACacatatttctcaaaatgttctGCAAGAAGAGACTccattttgtgtaaatgtatacCCGTAATTCTTCTGAGAAGATACATGGTGCTTTTGTGGGGGGTTTCTGTAGTATGTAAACTTGGGCCATATGTATTGACATTGGCTTGAGATGTTGCTAGCACCTTTTATAAGTTGTTCTCACGATAGGAGTTCATAATTCACTATAGTTTTCAGTGTTACGGTGAAAATATGGAAGTGATAATGACCAGGAATTATCATTTAACATGTTGACGTTCTTCACAGATGTGAGAGTGGATACCATATTGAAAAAAGCGGAACGGACGTGTCTGACATCCTCTGCGGTGAGTTTTTGAGTAGGTTGATGAACTGTTATAGCATCTCTCTTTCAGCTGTCTCACTATCTGCAGCTGTGTGGTTAGCGGTGCCTCGCTCAAAACGAAACCACGTAGGCAAGGAGATGTTAGATTTCATCTGTGTTGGTCTGAGGCTTTAAGTGTGGGAATAACACATTTCACCTACACAATGTTTACACTACGTTACCTGTGTAGACGCTACTGTAGTTGTATTGTTATAGAATAGAAAACGTAGGTGTTGAATCTCTGAAATCGCTTCCTCTGATGAAATGCAAATTTGGTTTACATGAAAGTAACACATTTCCTGTTGTGGAGGAGATGCATTGACTGTATTCTTCTTTATAAATGCCCATATCCTTCTCAAATATCTAATTATCATGTATTATGCTATGATACATTGTGAATTCTGTGTGAAAGACCTGATATCTGGTTAAtggttctctctgtgtttgtatttcagaCGTAAACAGGAGGCATAACATTATGATCGGTCTTATTGTCGTCTTTTTGATTTCTGCTATAATTGGAGTCGCAATGTGTATCAAAGGTACGTAAGGCACTAAATGTTCTCTAGTTTAAGGAGTTTCTGTACATTGAAAATGCTCACTTGGCTCATTTTGTCTCCCTTCTGATAGGTACACGAGGCGATGCAAGAGGAAAGGTAAAGGTAAATGTGAATTTTATCTTAGTAGTTACCGAAGAAACAAGAAATATTATCTAAGAGTCCAATTTATTGCAGTCTCAAAAAGACAATTGACTGTTCATTGCTGTCATTCTTCCCCAACAATTGTCTTGGTTTTATGTATATCATGTTACTTTCACACTTCAGTGTCTCTTGATTTGCTCCATTTAAGAGACAGTTTGGCATTTTGGGAAGTATGCCAGTTTGTCTTCTTGAAGATGGTTAAATTGGAAGATTAACACTACTTTAATATCTGTATGCTAAATGTGAAGCTCTTAGCAtagtttagcttagcacaaagacataaaacaggGGGAACAGGAGCCTCACTTCTTAAAATGTGATGGGTAATTTGTTTAATCTCTAGAAAGGTTGTGCTCTTTCTAACTTTAGACAGAGCCAGGCTTTCTGTTTTACATCTTAATACTGAGCTAAGATTATTTACTAGCTTCATATTTTGCACACAGACATGAGAGGGGTAGGATTTGTCTCATACATCTCTCAAAAAGAAAGCTAATCAGTCCAAAGTAGTCAACTATTATTTTGATTTAGGGTACAAAGGGTCTCCAGAACGGATCCAGCTGAAAATGTACAGCTATTTTTAATCAATCaacctgaaaaagaaaagcaggttttcttttcatgtgaAATTGGAGTAATGTCATCATTAAAGAGCATTCATACACACTGAGATAAACAAAGACATATGAACATTTTCTCTGTTGCTACAACTGAAAGTGTAATATCCTTTATTAAACAACGTGTTGCTCTTGCAGGGCTGTTTTCAATCGTGTTTCGGAGAACAGAAGGATCCGCTGAGAGACACCATAGTTGACATAACACACCCAACTCAAAAAGAGGAGCTGCTGTCCGTACCGGAAAAAGCCGGAGCGGGAGCACCGGAGGAAAACGAGGATCAACCGAGCGAGGAGAATTCAACCGATGTCATTTTCTCTGATAATGGAAACTTTGTGACTCAGGACAATGGGGTCTCGTCAAAACTGTCCCGACAGGAATCACAACCACACGCATTGATAGGCGAAATACAGCCGCTGGACTAAGATAATGGTTGATGATTTGAAATGAGGAATGTTGAGTATCGTTGCCCCGTGTTTGTACATATTTCCTTTAATGTGTATATTTTCCTTAAGTGTTAAAAACAAGGTAACGTGTTGAAAATATGACGTTATAGTGTAAAGATACTATAAGTGTGGCACACTACACTATTTTAATTGACAAAGTAGCAATTTTGTAAGTGTGTgcttatttttctctgtgtctaTGTTGTATTTTGCAGTCATCTGCTTTTTCGTGAAGTCACACTTTCACATCTGAGTTGCAGAAGTTCTTGTGTATTATTAATTGTgaatttaatttttattttgagctttttttACTTGCATTATAAATGTCTGACTGACATTTTAACAATGTACTTTTCGTACAGCTAGATATTGTCTTGTGAGTAGGGGTCAAATGTCCCATAATGCTTTGCGGTATGGAAGTGTAATGGCAACCATGCAATTAGCGGGCCAAGCTAATGCATCTTGAGCCTAACCCCTATATCCGAATTGTTTGTCAAGTGTGAAAAAATGGTACATTAAAAGTATGGTGAATTGTGAATGTTCCTGTAAGCACTGAACTCATTTATTTATGGACAACTATTACTGGATTACTTTAGAATTAAATTGACAATGTAAAGATTATCAGGCAGGTGTTTGAGTTGTAATCAGCGTCCATGATTTCTAACCGGATTTCGTGATGCTTATTCGTGATGGACATGGGGAGAATGACATCCTCGGAAACGGTAAGTCACGCTGAAACTTAGCATGTGTTTACTTTATATATGTGCTTCCTATTTTGACTTAATTATAACACTTTGGACTGTATTTTACAAAGGCCTAGTGCTTTTGAATAAATCGTGATGTAGTTGCACCTAATGTCCTCTGGGTGGTGCTACAGCTTCACTTCATTAAAGTTTAACTCAACTCAACCGTACTCCTTCACTcgacagaggtggaagaagtagctcttgtagtaaaagtagaagtaccagagtgttcAAATACTAGAAGTCTGCAATAAAGTCAAAGTATAAAAGCATTGGCTTCAAAATAAACGCAAAGTACCAAAAGTGCTCATtttgcagattggtccatttccaaatatgttttataatgattgatcattaaagtgttctcagagctggtaaaggtgcagctagtttgaatggctttgtatactgcagggtagcttgtgaatttactccaggtggaactaaagtctgatttaagtgttcattatatttcacatcagtaatccaaatctgcctagcaactaaagtgTTAAAATACctgtagtggaggaaaagtacacggaagcataacatggaaatactcaaaagTAAAGCACAAGTACCTCAAACTGTTACTTAAGTATAGTACTATGTAAATCTACGTTATACCTCTGCCCCACAATTATATTCTATaaattgaaatggaaatatatGGAGTAGAAAAGGGTAATTAATTAAGCTAAAATTGTAAAAGCCAAACTTGAAAGGAAAACGTTGTATCAGTAGGCCTAACTCTTAACATGTTGAGCTTTCATTACATGATATTCTATTATATTCATCTGTTTCCTGGGAGAGAAGAGGCTCAAATGAGAGCTAATCTGccctctgtgtgttcctgtttgtaGGGATTTGCATGGAGAGGTGCAGCAGCGCTCCCAGGGGCTTTCTCATTATCCCCGGATTAATGGAGGTACAGCCCTTTGAATTTACATGAAAACCTGTGCGATTGATAGTGAAGAATAGCTCTGCCAAGACTTACAAAGACTTTAAAAGACCTGTGAACCTGCTGCGTAATCTAAAGTCAATTGTAgaataactgaaataaatatatgggtaacatgaatttaaataaaatgtgaggtctgaacattttcaaagtgtAATGGCAGGGACTTAAACCTATTTGAGAAGACTAAAAAGGCTATGGTTTGATGTGCATATTAGGGCAAAAACCTCTTTCCAATTAACATAAATAATCCGACTcagtgttattttaattttacatGCGAATTTAAATTGAtcttaaaagaaaatgctgCCTTCTGTTCAGAACCATTAACAAAAACTACgtgtaaaaaaatgtagtttcatATTGATAATCACTTTTTATGTAAAAGAAAACTGCATGAGAGTTGTTCATATAACTGCGTCATTGCAAAGTCACCAGAAACACACGTCAGAATTTCGCTGGAAGCtgaattttatttaaacaaaaatatttcttcATGAATAGACAAAGGGAACTTAATTTACATGTTCGTTGTGGAAAAATACATCTAGGTTTATTtacaataacatgtttaatCTTTGGTCTCAGAGCAGATTTATTTCATCTCACTGCAAACATCAGGAATAAGCGAGCGGATCCCTGAGGTTTGAAAGTTTAAAGTGCAAAAGGAGGTGGAAAAAAGTCTCTTAATGTGAGTCTAAATACTTAGACGATTTCATGAGTGGTGTAGCACGAGGGGACAAACAGCCCGTTTCTTGAAGCCCACTCTGCCCACAGCTTTCCTGCCGGGTTGTAAATACTGTCCAGGGGTTTCTTCACAATCTCTGATGTGGCAGTCTCAGCCAAAGACCAGATTTTGGGTTTCTGGCTGCTTTCTTTACTCTCCAAAGCGGATATCGTGTGGTCAGAGtcacttttctcaactttcttGACAAGTGCAAGTTCTCTTCTGTCTTCCTGCTCGCTGCTTGGCTGCATGTCCAGACGTGCATCCACAGAAGCAGAGCTCTCCAACAGCTTCTCCTCGGTGTCGGTAGGGTCGACCTGAGCCTCTTCCTCATCCAGGTTCTGCATTGAACTATCTGCATCGTCGCTCTCCCCTTCCTGctcatcatcctcatcctcctcgtcTGATTTCCCCTTATTACACGCCCAGCTCACCCGGTTCTCCTTCTTCAGGCGTCGCCTTGCGTTAGCGAACCAGGTGGAGACCTGCGTGAGGCTCATCTTGGTGATGATGGCGAGCATGATCTTCTCGCCTTTCGTAGGGTACGGGTTCTTCAGGTGCTCGTTCAGCCAGGCCTTCAGCGCCCCGGTGCTCTCTCTTGTGGCCACTTTGGCGACTCTACTGGGATCCTCTGCTGCTCCGGGGCGGTACGGAGAGTAGAAAGCCCCCCCACGAGCCAGGAGTGCAGGATGGTATGGAGAAGCGGCCTTCAAGTCGAAACCGTTGTtctggagaaagagagaaggaacgTAAGGACGAGGAAAGGAGTCTTGATTGTGCGCAATTACGCACGGATATGGCGTCTATTGACTTTAACGAGTGACGTTTAACACCATAATACAGGGAATGCATGATCATGCGTTTTTATAAAGAAGTTGATTTGCTTTGTAGGCTTACAAAACTCCACAACTCAAtttgaaacaaacacatctttaaGTTATTTTCAAGGGAAAATGCTGTTTTAGCTTCTGAAAATCAGACTTTacgcacttttttttttttcaaatagttTCTCAACTCACCATGTGTGTGATGTGCCTGTGGTGCGGATAGGGGATGAAGTTGTATCCCTGTAGTCCTGAGTAAGTTAGAGGAATCCCAGCTGCCATCGCGGCCAGGTGTtgagcctgctgctgctgctgctgctgctgctgcagtccCAGGATCTGATATCCAGTCGGCATGCTGATGTTCCTCTCCAAGAAAAAGCTACCAATTCCACTTTGCGATGCGGGCATCTTTACTGCGTCCCTGCTATGTGAGTTTGAGTGGCAACCAGCCTCCTGGATCTATTTATATCCAGCCAGCTGCCAGCGTGTGTTTGcagggggggggaggaaggggggaggtCCCACTGGTAGTGACTGACAGCTCCGTTCAAAAGACCCACAGCTTTCACTGGCAACAAATCCCATCAAAGCAGCCCTCCGCTGTTCCTTTTAGCGTTTTCTCCGAGAGGCTAAACATGTGCTACTTATCGCACCACAGAGACTTTTTTTAGAAGGAGTTTCAATTCAAATGCAAGCTTTTCTAAGGAAATAAAGAAGGAAAGTCAACCATCAAACTTCATGAAATTATCAAACATCCCAAGTTTATCATAGACAAAGTATTCAGGTTTGCATCGTTACGTTAATTTGGAAAACGGCaccacatttttttacatttttaattttacatGCCGATTTTTTTATAGGGATTGTTAGGTTTTGCTTGtgtatgtttaaa
The Eleginops maclovinus isolate JMC-PN-2008 ecotype Puerto Natales chromosome 1, JC_Emac_rtc_rv5, whole genome shotgun sequence genome window above contains:
- the irx7 gene encoding iroquois homeobox 7, whose translation is MPASQSGIGSFFLERNISMPTGYQILGLQQQQQQQQQAQHLAAMAAGIPLTYSGLQGYNFIPYPHHRHITHMNNGFDLKAASPYHPALLARGGAFYSPYRPGAAEDPSRVAKVATRESTGALKAWLNEHLKNPYPTKGEKIMLAIITKMSLTQVSTWFANARRRLKKENRVSWACNKGKSDEEDEDDEQEGESDDADSSMQNLDEEEAQVDPTDTEEKLLESSASVDARLDMQPSSEQEDRRELALVKKVEKSDSDHTISALESKESSQKPKIWSLAETATSEIVKKPLDSIYNPAGKLWAEWASRNGLFVPSCYTTHEIV